A genomic region of Gimesia chilikensis contains the following coding sequences:
- a CDS encoding type III secretion system chaperone codes for MKITLRGWIVVGCFLAVLSAMAILGVGAHAQQPAASSAPAEKASGEKLPGQISEDQLGNLLKAMGLQVTKTKKRYDFQFKANQNKEEWELSMSAVLSENGEWVWVMAWLDPLPRSAADVPRTAMLRLLSDNDRMGNGKFFAYISSNRRFVLQRVIPNQHMTTKKFHEILSDLGSSVVQYYPHWSTDNWKRSSTPEPQGTAQKPAAQPTQSASGVSKFNATRQN; via the coding sequence ATGAAAATCACGTTACGCGGATGGATCGTCGTGGGCTGTTTTCTGGCTGTCTTATCGGCCATGGCCATTCTGGGAGTTGGTGCTCACGCGCAGCAGCCTGCTGCCTCTAGTGCACCCGCTGAAAAAGCCAGCGGAGAAAAGCTCCCCGGCCAGATCTCAGAAGATCAGCTGGGCAACCTGCTGAAAGCCATGGGTCTGCAAGTTACCAAAACCAAGAAACGCTATGACTTTCAGTTCAAAGCCAATCAGAACAAAGAAGAATGGGAACTCTCCATGTCTGCTGTTCTGAGTGAAAATGGCGAATGGGTCTGGGTCATGGCCTGGCTGGATCCGCTGCCCCGCAGTGCTGCCGATGTTCCGCGGACCGCCATGTTGCGTCTGCTGTCTGACAACGACCGCATGGGCAACGGCAAATTCTTTGCTTACATCTCCAGCAACCGTCGGTTTGTTCTGCAGCGGGTGATCCCCAACCAGCACATGACCACCAAGAAATTCCATGAAATTCTGAGCGACCTGGGCAGCAGCGTCGTGCAGTACTATCCTCACTGGTCAACTGACAACTGGAAGCGTTCCAGCACGCCAGAACCACAGGGTACCGCACAGAAACCCGCCGCACAGCCTACCCAGTCGGCTTCAGGCGTTTCTAAATTCAACGCGACCCGTCAGAATTAA
- a CDS encoding proton-conducting transporter transmembrane domain-containing protein: MLNDLLFLALGFELILLCNSGLTLTQIPQLNRPLAARLMLKSSLPLTLILLSGILLLIAVVDSTRLTDIHSYLNTISPRPGASGNHLLPALGILLTLFGCIFRMGAIPIHFRQQELRTEIPCWISSTTLLIPLTAGLSFLILIGSQIGVVESPLLEQIFYYCALITLTVSSGLLLVEKQLRGLFDLLLIQTTGVFLALLSAVCWRWRHASENPESGSILQAIQEYAPELLFSYLTLAGLAFLIDALAQQGTKIRTPEQLRGLFADQRLAGIAAVLLLLTLAGFPALAVFRLKWQTLILLLEIHQPSMTGTMATLHAGYLGLAVVLAISSALTAFVCIRLLIQVCLAQPLTRHRQRSHRGMLIACYCCLIGSLIFSVKVMLNIQGG; the protein is encoded by the coding sequence ATGCTCAATGATCTTCTTTTTTTAGCACTTGGGTTTGAGCTCATTCTGCTGTGCAACAGCGGTTTGACACTCACGCAAATACCTCAGCTCAATCGCCCTCTGGCTGCGCGGTTGATGCTGAAATCATCGTTGCCTTTAACGCTGATACTGCTCTCGGGCATCCTCCTGTTAATCGCAGTGGTTGACTCCACGCGACTCACAGACATCCATAGCTACCTGAATACAATCTCTCCCAGACCGGGCGCGTCAGGCAATCACTTACTGCCAGCACTGGGAATCCTGTTGACGTTATTCGGCTGCATCTTCCGCATGGGAGCCATTCCGATTCACTTTCGACAACAGGAACTCAGAACCGAAATTCCCTGCTGGATCTCCTCTACAACCTTACTGATCCCCCTCACTGCGGGCCTCAGTTTTCTGATCTTGATCGGTTCACAAATCGGCGTTGTCGAGTCTCCTTTGCTGGAACAGATTTTTTACTATTGCGCCCTGATCACACTAACCGTCTCATCCGGGCTCCTGCTCGTCGAAAAACAATTGCGCGGGCTGTTCGATCTGCTTCTCATCCAGACCACAGGCGTCTTTCTGGCGCTGCTGTCTGCTGTCTGCTGGAGGTGGAGACATGCCTCTGAGAATCCGGAGTCAGGCTCGATTCTGCAGGCGATCCAGGAATATGCACCGGAGCTCTTGTTCTCCTATCTCACTCTGGCAGGCCTGGCATTTCTGATTGATGCACTGGCACAGCAGGGCACAAAGATTCGCACGCCAGAACAATTGAGGGGGCTGTTTGCCGATCAGCGTCTGGCCGGTATCGCTGCGGTACTGCTGCTGCTAACCCTGGCCGGATTTCCTGCGCTGGCGGTGTTCCGACTGAAGTGGCAGACCTTGATCTTGCTGCTCGAAATCCATCAGCCCTCTATGACAGGCACAATGGCCACTCTGCACGCCGGCTATCTGGGTCTGGCGGTCGTTCTTGCCATCTCTTCCGCGTTGACTGCCTTTGTCTGTATCAGGTTACTGATCCAGGTCTGTTTGGCGCAGCCGCTGACGAGGCACAGACAGCGGTCGCATCGTGGCATGCTCATCGCCTGCTATTGTTGTCTCATTGGGTCTTTAATCTTCAGCGTGAAGGTAATGCTGAATATTCAGGGAGGATAA
- a CDS encoding sigma 54-interacting transcriptional regulator: protein MNRSSGRRTRLETRLNALQTPLFLIDATRVILFFNQGCERIVEWPAEEILGQTCDYAVDTDPEECESVCNLLCPPPEVFEGTRSEVPRYLLTRSGKTIPCVIRYTPLLDDQNRTRLVLGTIDPIDEPHKLRSATASQQLHAELAALRLSLRNRFRFSTVIARNPAMQRVLRQLELASHTREPVHFQGEVGTGKEHLARALHFESEQRRKIFVPLNCKKLPPRELKQTVKKVFEKDLDESMPLEPGVLFLDEVDHLSRDIQEIILENFQTKSQAQTVRLMTACSSPLNELFEQEQLLPEFFFLISTLQIQVPALRERREDLDLLAQHFLENENRYQQKQVSGFAPGVLSLFHDYFWPANLDELAQVIQSAFQSTPETLITRDSLPLRLLTGMDARSLGPALPPLIKPLEQTLQEVEKDQIQQALEQTKHNRTEAARLLGLTRAKLYRRIEALGIPLDPDA from the coding sequence ATGAACCGCAGTTCGGGACGCCGTACGCGTCTGGAGACTCGCCTGAACGCGCTCCAGACTCCTCTGTTTCTAATCGACGCGACTCGGGTCATCCTGTTCTTCAATCAGGGCTGTGAGCGCATTGTAGAGTGGCCAGCAGAAGAAATATTGGGACAGACCTGTGATTATGCAGTCGATACTGATCCAGAAGAGTGTGAGTCCGTCTGCAATCTGCTCTGCCCCCCTCCCGAAGTGTTTGAAGGGACGCGGAGTGAAGTTCCCCGTTACCTGCTGACCCGCAGTGGTAAAACCATTCCCTGCGTGATTCGCTACACTCCGCTGCTGGATGATCAGAACCGAACCCGTCTGGTACTGGGTACAATCGATCCCATTGATGAGCCTCACAAACTCCGCTCTGCAACTGCCTCCCAACAGTTGCATGCTGAACTGGCCGCGCTGCGCCTGTCGCTCCGAAATCGCTTTCGCTTTTCCACGGTCATAGCCAGAAATCCCGCCATGCAGCGCGTGCTGCGACAACTCGAACTCGCATCTCATACCAGGGAGCCCGTCCATTTCCAGGGAGAAGTCGGAACCGGTAAGGAACATCTGGCCCGTGCCCTGCACTTTGAAAGTGAGCAGCGCCGTAAAATCTTTGTTCCCTTAAACTGTAAAAAGCTGCCTCCCCGCGAACTGAAACAGACCGTTAAGAAAGTCTTCGAAAAGGATCTGGATGAATCCATGCCCCTCGAACCGGGGGTGCTCTTCCTGGATGAAGTCGATCATCTCTCGCGCGATATCCAGGAAATCATCCTTGAGAACTTTCAGACGAAATCCCAGGCTCAGACAGTCCGCCTGATGACAGCCTGTTCCTCTCCCCTGAATGAACTTTTCGAACAGGAACAACTGCTCCCCGAGTTTTTCTTTCTGATCAGCACACTGCAGATTCAAGTGCCTGCCCTCCGGGAACGGAGAGAAGATCTCGATCTGCTGGCGCAGCATTTTCTGGAGAATGAAAATCGCTACCAGCAGAAACAGGTTAGTGGATTTGCACCGGGAGTACTTTCACTGTTCCACGACTACTTCTGGCCTGCCAACCTGGACGAACTGGCACAGGTAATTCAGTCAGCCTTTCAGTCGACTCCGGAAACCCTGATCACCCGGGACTCACTTCCCCTGCGCCTGTTAACGGGGATGGATGCCCGCTCGCTGGGACCGGCCCTGCCCCCTCTCATCAAACCGCTGGAACAGACTCTGCAGGAAGTAGAGAAAGATCAGATCCAGCAGGCACTCGAGCAGACAAAACATAATCGTACGGAAGCGGCCCGCTTGCTCGGTTTGACCAGGGCAAAACTGTACCGACGCATCGAAGCCCTGGGAATCCCCCTCGATCCTGACGCGTGA
- a CDS encoding NAD(P)/FAD-dependent oxidoreductase, protein MSLKVTNIRLPVEIPEEELAHELALKLGVGDDDLQSFRILRKSLDARSRHDLCFVYSAEVNVADEASLLKHLREDLSVQAFTESTFFDPENGSTPLEERPVVVGSGPAGLLAGYYLACKGYRPLIIERGFPVKERVPEIRRFDKGADFHHENNYLFGEGGAGCFSDGKLTCRLTGPDVQWVLERFVECGARPSIVYEHRPHLGSNKLPMICRNFRRKIDALGGEFRFECRLEDIDVKDGQVQGIMTSSGYIKTGQVILGIGHSARDTYQMLYDLGVPLFRKAFQLGLRIEQPQEQVNEHKYGRDEYLSLLGAADYTMITKGKRDLYTFCMCAGGIVMPSVSEPGMFCTNGMSNSRHDTGFANSGIMTTIYPEEFGSEHPLAGVELQRKYEAAAYQIGQQNYYCPIQRAEDFLNHKQTDASFQYAGTYRRGVVPTDLHQVLPPLVLNQIENGLPVMDKKWRGLFLKNAVLVGPEMRGSSPVRIDRDRDTCQAPGFKGLYPVGEGAGYAGGIVSAAVDGLLSARKLVEEFSPLTAPVN, encoded by the coding sequence ATGTCACTCAAAGTTACCAACATTCGTCTCCCCGTCGAGATTCCCGAGGAAGAACTGGCTCACGAGCTGGCTCTGAAACTCGGAGTCGGCGACGATGACCTGCAGAGTTTTCGGATTCTGAGAAAGAGTCTGGATGCCCGCTCGCGCCATGACCTGTGCTTTGTGTATTCTGCCGAGGTCAATGTCGCCGACGAAGCAAGCCTGCTGAAACATCTCCGCGAAGATCTTTCCGTTCAGGCATTTACCGAAAGCACCTTTTTCGACCCGGAGAACGGATCGACTCCCCTGGAAGAGCGGCCTGTCGTCGTCGGCTCAGGTCCTGCAGGACTCCTGGCAGGTTACTATCTGGCGTGTAAGGGATATCGACCACTGATCATTGAACGTGGGTTTCCCGTAAAAGAGCGCGTCCCCGAAATCAGGCGATTCGATAAGGGAGCCGACTTCCATCACGAAAACAACTACCTCTTCGGTGAAGGAGGCGCGGGCTGTTTCAGTGATGGCAAGCTGACCTGCCGTTTGACGGGACCAGACGTGCAATGGGTTCTGGAGCGGTTTGTTGAGTGTGGTGCGCGGCCCTCAATTGTCTACGAACATCGCCCCCACCTGGGCAGCAACAAGCTTCCCATGATCTGTCGAAACTTCCGCCGCAAGATTGACGCCCTGGGAGGCGAGTTCCGTTTCGAATGTCGGCTGGAAGACATTGATGTCAAGGATGGTCAGGTGCAGGGCATCATGACCTCTTCCGGGTACATCAAAACCGGACAGGTCATTCTCGGCATCGGCCACAGTGCCCGCGACACATACCAGATGCTCTATGATCTGGGCGTTCCCCTGTTCCGTAAAGCGTTTCAACTGGGCCTGCGCATCGAACAGCCGCAGGAACAGGTCAATGAGCACAAGTACGGTCGAGACGAATATCTGTCTCTCCTGGGCGCGGCCGACTATACCATGATCACCAAAGGCAAACGTGATCTGTATACCTTCTGCATGTGCGCCGGGGGAATTGTGATGCCCAGTGTCTCGGAACCGGGTATGTTCTGCACCAACGGCATGAGCAATTCACGGCATGACACCGGGTTTGCCAACAGTGGGATCATGACCACGATTTATCCGGAAGAATTCGGTAGCGAACACCCCCTGGCCGGCGTTGAGCTGCAACGAAAGTACGAAGCGGCCGCTTATCAGATTGGACAGCAAAACTACTACTGTCCGATTCAGCGCGCTGAAGATTTTCTCAATCACAAACAAACTGATGCCAGCTTTCAATACGCGGGTACCTATCGTCGCGGCGTTGTCCCCACCGACCTGCATCAGGTGCTGCCTCCGCTGGTACTTAACCAGATTGAGAACGGACTGCCTGTGATGGATAAAAAATGGCGCGGTCTGTTTCTGAAAAATGCGGTGCTGGTTGGCCCTGAGATGCGCGGCAGCTCGCCCGTTCGCATTGACCGCGATCGCGATACCTGTCAGGCACCAGGATTCAAAGGGCTCTATCCCGTAGGAGAGGGGGCCGGCTATGCAGGGGGCATCGTCTCAGCCGCCGTCGATGGTTTACTAAGTGCCCGCAAACTGGTTGAGGAGTTCTCACCTCTCACCGCGCCCGTCAACTGA
- a CDS encoding lysophospholipid acyltransferase family protein, giving the protein MKIKSPALLSLVNNLVVFVLRMITKTTRFEFVDDGLKRCPFADTGSVRFLYSVWHDSVIPPIFGARGHQSVALISQHRDADTIEAMLKAAGMGAIRGSTSRGGASAVKKLLTEAEGKHIVITPDGPRGPHHKMKAGIVFLASHSGRPVVPTAFTASRYWELKGSWTNILIPKPFCKIYFLIGHPIHIPENLSREELKYYTELVQEKMDDLERKTKLVHTEKVSLADESTPLKKAA; this is encoded by the coding sequence TTGAAAATCAAGAGTCCCGCTCTGTTGAGCCTGGTTAATAATCTGGTCGTCTTCGTCTTACGTATGATAACCAAAACAACGCGTTTTGAATTTGTTGATGATGGTCTGAAACGTTGTCCCTTTGCTGATACGGGATCGGTACGTTTCCTGTACAGCGTCTGGCACGATTCTGTCATTCCGCCTATCTTTGGTGCCCGTGGCCATCAGTCGGTCGCCTTAATCAGCCAGCATCGGGATGCAGATACAATCGAAGCCATGCTCAAAGCAGCAGGCATGGGCGCCATTCGAGGCTCTACTTCAAGGGGCGGTGCCTCTGCAGTCAAGAAGTTACTCACAGAGGCTGAAGGAAAGCATATCGTCATCACCCCTGATGGACCTCGAGGCCCGCATCACAAAATGAAAGCAGGAATCGTTTTCCTGGCATCTCATTCCGGACGTCCCGTGGTTCCCACCGCATTTACAGCCTCCCGGTATTGGGAATTAAAGGGTAGCTGGACCAATATCTTAATCCCTAAACCGTTCTGCAAAATCTACTTCTTGATCGGACACCCGATCCACATCCCGGAAAACCTGTCCCGCGAGGAACTGAAATACTATACAGAGCTCGTGCAGGAAAAAATGGATGATCTCGAGCGCAAGACTAAGCTGGTGCACACAGAAAAAGTTTCACTGGCAGACGAATCCACGCCCCTGAAAAAAGCTGCCTGA
- a CDS encoding sugar kinase yields the protein MRVVTLGEVMLRLAPQNHLRVRQSIPGLLESTFGGGELNVAISVAFQGGTSAFATASPDNPITDALVQEMQKLGVDSSLIHRTSQGRFGIYFVETGANQRGGTVTYDREFSSIAQATEETFDWDRVFEGATWFHITGITPAISESAARLTERALQEARKRNITVSCDLNFRKKLWNWKPGTAPVELAKATMQSLAPLIDVIIANEEDADLSLGIRAPETDVESGSLNIEGYIAVAKEITTQYPNVKQVAITLRESISASHNNWGAMLYDQSQQRAEFAPCDTEGNYSSYEIRNIVDRVGAGDSFAGALIFALNTPELSAPETAIRYAVAASCLKHSIQGDFNYSTRSEIEALMRGGGSGRVQR from the coding sequence GTGCGAGTCGTTACTTTAGGTGAGGTCATGTTGAGGTTGGCGCCTCAAAATCATTTGCGGGTCAGGCAGTCCATCCCAGGCCTTCTGGAATCAACCTTTGGTGGCGGTGAACTGAATGTCGCCATCTCCGTCGCTTTCCAGGGAGGTACATCTGCTTTTGCCACCGCCTCCCCGGACAATCCAATTACGGATGCCCTCGTACAGGAGATGCAGAAACTGGGCGTCGATTCCAGCCTGATTCACCGGACGTCTCAAGGGCGGTTCGGGATCTACTTTGTGGAAACGGGAGCCAACCAGCGTGGAGGCACTGTCACCTATGATCGTGAATTCAGCTCCATCGCCCAGGCTACAGAAGAAACATTTGACTGGGACCGGGTATTTGAAGGAGCAACCTGGTTTCATATCACTGGAATTACGCCCGCCATCAGTGAATCTGCGGCTCGTCTCACCGAAAGAGCCTTACAGGAAGCCCGCAAACGGAACATCACGGTCTCCTGTGATCTCAACTTTCGCAAAAAACTCTGGAACTGGAAACCAGGTACGGCCCCGGTTGAACTGGCCAAGGCCACAATGCAGTCACTGGCTCCCTTGATCGATGTAATCATCGCGAACGAAGAAGATGCAGATCTCTCGCTGGGGATCAGGGCTCCTGAAACCGATGTGGAATCCGGCTCACTCAACATTGAAGGTTATATCGCCGTCGCGAAAGAGATCACGACTCAATACCCCAATGTCAAACAGGTTGCGATTACTCTGCGGGAAAGTATCTCTGCCAGCCACAATAACTGGGGAGCGATGCTCTACGATCAAAGCCAACAGCGGGCTGAGTTTGCTCCCTGTGACACAGAGGGAAATTATTCCAGCTATGAGATCCGAAATATTGTCGATCGCGTCGGAGCCGGCGATTCATTCGCGGGTGCCCTGATCTTTGCGTTGAACACACCGGAACTGTCTGCACCGGAAACCGCCATTCGCTATGCAGTCGCCGCGAGTTGCCTGAAACACAGTATCCAAGGTGATTTTAACTATTCGACACGATCAGAAATTGAAGCGTTAATGCGCGGCGGTGGATCGGGACGCGTACAGCGTTAA
- the mtaB gene encoding tRNA (N(6)-L-threonylcarbamoyladenosine(37)-C(2))-methylthiotransferase MtaB, whose amino-acid sequence MTLTRLETPPAEKTCQLVTLGCKVNQYETQLVKEALEKNGYREAGENETADLCVVNTCTVTATGDSKGRKLIRQLSKNNPGTKILVMGCYATRDPKTVSELPGVFEVVTDKRELPDILERHGIVDMPTGISEFEGRKRAYVKVQDGCILRCTYCIIPQVRPGLQSRSPEDIEEEVRRLVGNGFKEIVLTGIHVGHFGVDTTRGKSGKAPFRLWHLFRKLDQIPGDWRMRLSSVEAAEIHDDFISAAADCEHLCPQFHPSLQSGSDTVLRRMKRRYYVSRFLEKLQMMRERLNHPSFTTDVIVGFPGETDEEFAETLRACEDAEFMKIHVFPFSARKGTPAATYEDQVPAEVRQERCQQLAELERDLAQKFYRTLIDQELEVLVERECEERPGWVRGTDRWYAPVVCPGSSADLGKFVIARGTQDHREYLEADRI is encoded by the coding sequence ATGACACTCACCAGACTCGAAACGCCTCCAGCAGAGAAGACATGCCAGCTCGTCACGCTGGGCTGTAAAGTAAATCAGTATGAGACCCAACTCGTAAAAGAGGCGCTGGAGAAGAACGGTTATCGCGAAGCAGGCGAGAATGAAACGGCCGACCTGTGTGTTGTAAATACCTGCACCGTCACCGCGACGGGCGACTCGAAGGGGCGCAAGCTGATTCGTCAGCTCTCTAAAAATAATCCCGGTACCAAGATTCTCGTGATGGGCTGTTATGCCACCCGAGATCCGAAGACCGTTTCCGAATTGCCGGGTGTATTTGAAGTCGTTACGGATAAACGTGAGCTTCCCGATATCCTGGAACGTCACGGGATTGTCGACATGCCGACCGGCATCTCCGAGTTCGAAGGTCGCAAACGGGCTTATGTGAAGGTGCAGGATGGTTGTATCCTGCGGTGTACGTATTGCATCATTCCCCAGGTACGTCCCGGACTGCAGAGTCGTTCCCCGGAGGATATCGAAGAGGAAGTCCGGCGGCTGGTCGGAAACGGTTTCAAGGAAATCGTGCTGACGGGAATTCACGTCGGCCACTTTGGTGTGGATACGACGCGAGGCAAATCGGGTAAGGCGCCCTTCCGACTCTGGCATCTGTTTCGCAAGCTGGACCAGATTCCCGGCGACTGGCGGATGCGGCTCTCGAGTGTTGAGGCTGCTGAAATCCACGATGATTTTATTTCTGCAGCCGCTGACTGTGAACACCTCTGTCCCCAGTTTCATCCTTCACTGCAGAGTGGTTCCGATACCGTTCTGAGACGTATGAAACGCCGCTACTACGTGAGTCGGTTTCTGGAAAAACTGCAGATGATGCGGGAACGACTGAATCATCCTTCCTTTACGACTGATGTGATTGTCGGCTTTCCCGGTGAAACCGATGAAGAATTTGCAGAAACACTGCGTGCCTGTGAAGACGCTGAGTTCATGAAGATCCACGTCTTCCCTTTCAGTGCCCGCAAAGGGACACCTGCTGCCACCTATGAGGATCAGGTCCCTGCCGAAGTGCGGCAGGAACGTTGCCAGCAACTCGCGGAACTGGAACGGGATTTAGCACAAAAATTTTATCGCACACTCATTGATCAGGAACTGGAAGTTCTGGTAGAACGTGAATGCGAAGAGCGTCCCGGCTGGGTGCGAGGTACCGATCGCTGGTATGCCCCTGTGGTTTGCCCGGGCTCCAGTGCGGATCTTGGTAAGTTTGTGATCGCCCGTGGTACTCAGGATCACCGTGAGTACCTCGAAGCTGACCGCATCTGA
- a CDS encoding zinc-dependent alcohol dehydrogenase family protein: MRVIRFEQFGEPADVLKVCESEEPVARAGEVLVRMLASPVNPSDLLNIRGGYSTRPALPAVPGFEGVGIVEASGGGLRGSILKGKRVVVLNRQTGNWADKVALSSQFVIPVSGKLTVDQAATFFVNPATAYVLVKQVLKIPAGEWLIQTAAASAVGRMIIRLGQLEGFKTLNVVRRQEQAAELKALGAQHVIVFNAAHDDERILIDQIRKLTGKQTLRYAIDPVGGKTASALVKVLGERSRLIVFGSLDDAPLNFFSRDLIRTGASIEGFWLARHMESLSLPAKIRLVSKLTGLIRQGVLSTEISARYPLDQIVEAVGDAERQGTSGKVLLTMPAADGSTRHD, from the coding sequence ATGCGCGTGATTCGCTTTGAGCAATTTGGAGAACCGGCTGACGTCCTCAAAGTCTGTGAGTCGGAAGAACCGGTTGCCCGAGCGGGAGAAGTACTGGTCCGCATGCTGGCCAGTCCCGTCAATCCCTCTGACCTGCTCAACATCAGAGGCGGCTATTCCACGCGCCCTGCCCTACCCGCTGTGCCGGGCTTTGAAGGAGTTGGCATCGTAGAGGCCAGCGGCGGTGGCTTACGGGGAAGTATCCTCAAAGGCAAGCGGGTCGTTGTCCTGAATCGCCAGACAGGAAACTGGGCGGACAAAGTGGCCCTTTCCAGTCAGTTTGTGATTCCTGTCTCCGGGAAACTGACTGTAGACCAGGCGGCGACTTTTTTTGTCAATCCAGCCACCGCCTATGTCCTGGTCAAACAAGTACTCAAGATTCCTGCAGGAGAATGGCTGATCCAGACGGCAGCTGCATCCGCAGTCGGCAGAATGATCATTCGACTCGGACAGCTCGAAGGATTCAAAACACTCAACGTGGTTCGTCGCCAGGAACAGGCTGCGGAATTAAAAGCACTGGGAGCGCAACATGTCATTGTGTTTAATGCGGCACATGATGACGAGCGGATTCTGATAGACCAGATCAGAAAACTGACCGGGAAACAGACTCTCCGTTATGCCATTGATCCGGTAGGAGGGAAAACCGCTTCAGCTCTGGTCAAAGTTCTGGGGGAACGTTCCCGGCTGATAGTCTTCGGCTCACTGGACGACGCGCCGTTAAACTTCTTCTCGCGTGACCTGATTCGTACGGGCGCCAGTATCGAAGGATTCTGGCTCGCACGACATATGGAGAGTCTTTCACTCCCCGCTAAGATCAGACTCGTTTCAAAATTGACCGGATTGATCCGACAGGGAGTCCTGTCCACCGAAATCAGTGCCCGCTATCCTCTGGATCAAATCGTAGAAGCCGTCGGGGATGCCGAACGTCAGGGGACTTCTGGAAAAGTTCTGCTCACAATGCCCGCCGCCGATGGAAGCACTCGACATGATTGA
- a CDS encoding thymidylate kinase: MAVLIAIEGIDGSGKGTQAARLHEKCQAEGISSSLIGFPRYSETLFGKSIGDFLNGRFGALDAVHPFLASLLYAGDRFESRGFIQKTIEDSEVVIFDRYIPSNIAHQGAKLSGDERIEFIYWIEQIEYVIYQMPRLDQAILLDLPADYAQKMVAEKQARSYTDQVTDLHESDQSYLAQVRDVYLQLAEANEHWDKIECLQEGQQRSIDDIGTEIWSHLTRLLAR, encoded by the coding sequence GTGGCCGTATTAATTGCGATTGAAGGCATCGATGGTTCGGGAAAAGGGACTCAGGCCGCACGTCTGCATGAAAAGTGTCAGGCAGAGGGCATCAGCTCGAGTCTGATTGGTTTTCCACGATACTCTGAGACCCTGTTCGGGAAATCGATTGGCGATTTTCTGAACGGCCGCTTCGGAGCATTAGATGCAGTCCATCCTTTCCTCGCATCATTGCTATATGCGGGTGACCGTTTTGAATCACGCGGGTTTATCCAGAAGACGATAGAGGACAGCGAGGTAGTCATCTTTGATCGCTACATTCCATCCAATATTGCCCACCAGGGGGCCAAACTTTCCGGGGATGAACGCATCGAATTTATTTACTGGATTGAGCAGATTGAATACGTGATCTACCAGATGCCTCGTCTGGATCAGGCAATCCTGCTGGATCTGCCTGCCGATTATGCACAGAAAATGGTGGCAGAAAAGCAGGCGCGGTCTTATACCGATCAGGTCACTGATCTGCATGAGTCGGATCAATCCTATCTGGCCCAGGTCCGAGATGTTTATCTGCAACTCGCAGAGGCGAACGAGCACTGGGACAAAATCGAATGTCTGCAGGAAGGCCAGCAGCGTTCCATTGACGACATTGGCACTGAAATCTGGTCGCATCTGACACGTCTGCTGGCACGGTAA